One window of the Amycolatopsis mediterranei genome contains the following:
- a CDS encoding lysophospholipid acyltransferase family protein: MLALRTDEPPRRAPAIWRTMLNIDRGLVNLVGRLTVSGRVPAQLRGKPLLMAANHIGVFDAFVLMAACKRIGINPRFMLAGGILDAPVIGPALRVSGHLRVDRKHAGTAVGQFAEAVEAMKTTREPIVVYPEGRISHDPGLWPERGKTGAARLALAAGVPVIPISQWGAHEAVYWGTETVNGPADLVPLARSGLSAPLRRPKFRVHFGDPVDLSDIDTQRPGAGVRAHAKIMQAITDGLVPLRRDELDRPRFHDPTRPTDTVSPWKPPSVL; encoded by the coding sequence ATGCTCGCGCTGCGCACCGACGAACCGCCCCGCCGTGCTCCCGCCATCTGGCGGACCATGCTGAACATCGACCGCGGGCTGGTGAACCTCGTCGGGCGGCTGACCGTCAGCGGCCGGGTGCCCGCGCAGCTGCGGGGCAAGCCGCTGCTGATGGCCGCGAACCACATCGGCGTGTTCGACGCCTTCGTGCTGATGGCGGCGTGCAAGCGGATCGGCATCAACCCGCGGTTCATGCTGGCCGGCGGCATCCTCGACGCGCCCGTGATCGGGCCGGCGCTGCGGGTCAGCGGGCACCTGCGGGTCGACCGCAAGCACGCCGGGACCGCCGTCGGGCAGTTCGCCGAGGCCGTCGAGGCGATGAAGACCACCCGCGAGCCGATCGTCGTCTACCCGGAAGGCCGGATCAGCCACGACCCCGGCCTGTGGCCGGAGCGCGGCAAGACCGGCGCGGCGCGGCTGGCGCTGGCCGCGGGCGTGCCGGTGATCCCGATCAGCCAGTGGGGCGCGCACGAGGCCGTCTACTGGGGCACCGAGACCGTCAACGGCCCGGCCGACCTGGTCCCGCTGGCCCGCTCTGGGCTCAGCGCCCCCCTGCGCCGGCCGAAGTTCCGGGTGCACTTCGGCGACCCCGTCGACCTCTCGGACATCGACACGCAGCGGCCGGGCGCCGGGGTGCGCGCGCACGCGAAGATCATGCAGGCCATCACCGACGGCCTCGTCCCGCTGCGCCGCGACGAGCTCGACCGGCCCCGCTTCCACGACCCCACCCGGCCGACCGACACGGTCAGCCCCTGGAAGCCGCCGTCCGTACTGTGA
- a CDS encoding ribonuclease J: MSSLPLGPGPTNAPPALPEGALRVVALGGIGEVGRNMTVFEFGGRLLIVDCGVLFPEDDQPGVDLILPDFRAIEDRLDDIEGLVLTHGHEDHIGAVPFLLRLRPDLPIYGSKFTNALLAAKAKEHRQRPKLIEVREGERRDVGVFNLEFFAVNHSIPDALAVAIRTPAGVVLHTGDIKLDQLPLDGRLTDLAGFSRLGDEGVDLFCVDSTNAEVPGFVMPERDIGPVLDDVVRKVDQRVIVACFASHVHRVQQVLDAAQRHGRRIAFVGRSMVRNMGIAADLGLLNVPDGLLVDLDQASTLPESKVLFVSTGSQGEPLSALSRMARGEHRQISIRAGDTVVLASSMIPGNETAVFGVVNGLTRLGANVVHQGNAKVHVSGHASAGELLYLYNAVRPSNVMPVHGEWKHLRANGELAIRTGVAPENVVIAEDGVVVDLVDGKASRTGRVEVGHVYVDGLSVGDVGESTLSDRLVLGEGGFISISVAVDSSTGRAVSSPTVSGRGFSDDPKALAAVVPLVEMELARTEAEGITDTHRIAQAVRRVVGRWVADTYRRRPMIVPTVIPV, from the coding sequence GTGAGCTCACTTCCCCTAGGTCCAGGGCCCACCAACGCCCCGCCCGCACTGCCCGAGGGAGCCTTGCGCGTCGTCGCGCTGGGCGGCATCGGCGAAGTCGGGCGCAACATGACCGTCTTCGAGTTCGGCGGACGGCTGCTCATCGTCGACTGCGGGGTGCTCTTCCCCGAGGACGACCAGCCCGGCGTCGATCTGATCCTGCCCGACTTCCGCGCGATCGAGGATCGCCTCGACGACATCGAAGGCCTGGTGCTCACCCACGGGCACGAAGACCACATCGGTGCCGTCCCGTTCCTCCTGCGCCTGCGGCCGGACCTGCCGATCTACGGCTCGAAGTTCACCAACGCGCTGCTCGCGGCCAAGGCCAAGGAGCACCGGCAGCGGCCGAAGCTGATCGAGGTCCGCGAGGGCGAGCGCCGCGACGTCGGCGTGTTCAACCTCGAGTTCTTCGCGGTCAACCACTCCATCCCGGACGCGCTGGCCGTGGCCATCCGCACCCCGGCGGGCGTGGTCCTGCACACCGGCGACATCAAGCTCGACCAGCTCCCGCTCGACGGGCGCCTCACCGACCTGGCCGGCTTCTCCCGGCTCGGCGACGAGGGCGTCGACCTGTTCTGCGTCGACTCGACCAACGCCGAGGTGCCCGGGTTCGTCATGCCCGAGCGCGACATCGGCCCGGTCCTCGACGACGTCGTCCGCAAGGTCGACCAGCGCGTGATCGTGGCCTGCTTCGCCAGCCACGTCCACCGCGTCCAGCAGGTCCTCGACGCCGCCCAGCGCCACGGCCGCCGGATCGCGTTCGTCGGCCGGTCGATGGTCCGCAACATGGGCATCGCGGCCGACCTCGGCCTGCTCAACGTGCCCGATGGCCTGCTGGTCGACCTCGACCAGGCCAGCACCCTGCCGGAGAGCAAGGTCCTGTTCGTCTCGACGGGTTCGCAGGGCGAGCCGCTCTCGGCGCTGTCGCGGATGGCGCGCGGCGAGCACCGGCAGATCTCGATCCGCGCGGGCGACACCGTCGTGCTGGCCAGCTCGATGATCCCGGGCAACGAGACAGCGGTGTTCGGCGTGGTCAACGGCCTGACCCGGCTCGGCGCGAACGTCGTCCACCAGGGCAACGCCAAGGTGCACGTGTCCGGGCACGCGTCGGCGGGGGAGCTGCTTTACCTGTACAACGCGGTGCGTCCGAGCAACGTCATGCCGGTCCACGGCGAGTGGAAGCACCTGCGCGCGAACGGCGAGCTGGCGATCCGCACCGGCGTCGCGCCGGAGAACGTGGTCATCGCCGAGGACGGCGTGGTCGTCGACCTGGTCGACGGCAAGGCGTCCCGCACCGGCCGCGTCGAGGTCGGCCACGTGTACGTCGACGGCCTTTCGGTCGGCGACGTCGGCGAGTCGACGTTGTCGGATCGCCTGGTCCTCGGCGAGGGCGGGTTCATCTCGATCAGTGTCGCGGTGGACTCCAGCACCGGCCGCGCGGTCAGCAGCCCCACGGTGTCCGGCCGCGGCTTCTCCGACGACCCGAAGGCGCTCGCCGCCGTCGTGCCGCTGGTGGAGATGGAGCTGGCGCGCACGGAGGCCGAGGGCATCACCGACACGCACCGGATCGCGCAGGCGGTCCGCCGGGTCGTGGGCCGCTGGGTGGCCGACACCTACCGCCGCCGCCCGATGATCGTCCCGACGGTCATCCCGGTCTAG
- a CDS encoding EamA family transporter yields MTTELPVLASPRVAHRGRGTSYVLLAALFFSTSGTLGKSVMSAGIAPEQVAAARIALAGVVLLAGVALVAPRKLRVRRAELPVLAGYGLLGVAGVQLLYFVAAGRIPVGIAILLEFVSPVLIALWVRFVRRHRLPRAVWGGIALAMAGLALVAQVWEGVTLDGLGLLAGFGAALCSAGYFLLGERAVADIDPLGLVTWGMVIGAVAISFVAPPWTWPAGLLGADVGFGAWHPPVWLLLTLLVLVATVLAYVCGISSLRHLPASVASVLGLIEPVITTVAAWVLLGEQLAWPQLLGSAILLGGAYIVQRNSEILAH; encoded by the coding sequence GTGACCACTGAACTCCCCGTCCTCGCGTCGCCCCGGGTCGCCCACCGGGGCCGCGGGACCAGCTACGTCCTGCTCGCCGCCCTGTTCTTCAGCACGTCCGGCACCCTGGGCAAGTCCGTGATGTCCGCCGGGATCGCCCCGGAGCAGGTAGCGGCGGCGCGGATCGCGCTGGCCGGCGTCGTGCTGCTCGCCGGGGTGGCGCTGGTGGCGCCGCGGAAGCTGCGGGTGCGCCGGGCGGAGCTGCCCGTCCTGGCCGGGTACGGCCTGCTCGGCGTGGCCGGCGTGCAGCTGCTCTACTTCGTCGCCGCGGGCCGGATCCCGGTCGGGATCGCCATCCTGCTGGAGTTCGTCTCGCCGGTGCTCATCGCCTTGTGGGTGCGGTTCGTGCGGCGCCATCGGCTGCCGCGAGCGGTCTGGGGCGGCATCGCGCTGGCCATGGCCGGGCTCGCGCTGGTCGCCCAGGTCTGGGAAGGCGTGACCCTCGACGGGCTCGGCCTGCTGGCCGGCTTCGGCGCGGCGCTGTGCTCGGCCGGGTACTTCCTGCTCGGCGAACGCGCGGTGGCCGACATCGACCCGCTGGGCCTGGTCACCTGGGGCATGGTGATCGGCGCGGTCGCGATCAGCTTCGTCGCGCCGCCGTGGACGTGGCCGGCCGGGCTGCTCGGCGCGGACGTCGGGTTCGGCGCCTGGCACCCGCCGGTGTGGCTGCTGCTGACCCTCCTGGTGCTGGTCGCGACGGTCCTCGCGTACGTCTGCGGCATTTCGTCGCTGCGGCACCTGCCGGCGTCGGTGGCGAGCGTGCTCGGGCTGATCGAACCGGTGATCACGACGGTTGCGGCGTGGGTGCTGCTCGGCGAGCAGCTCGCCTGGCCGCAGCTGCTCGGGTCGGCGATCCTGCTGGGCGGTGCGTACATCGTGCAGCGGAACTCGGAGATCCTCGCCCACTGA
- a CDS encoding amino acid permease produces the protein MTTKSGLRPDLRQRHVRMIALGGIIGASLFIGSGAVIHTVGPAAVLSYAIGGLLVVLVMRMLGEMATASPALGSFMEYARDSLGGWAGFTIGWLYWYFWVGVVAFEAVAGAKILQGWIPGVPQWVFSLALMLLLTATNLASARSFGETEFWLASIKVATIVVFLLLGTLFVLGLWPDAHFSVGNIGLDGFVAKGPFSVVHGVVIVIFSYFGAEIVTIAAAESDQPETAVRKATSTIVWRVIVFYVGSVALLVMITPWREIPSETSPFAAAFGRFGVPAASTIVSAVVLTAALSVLNSGLYTASRMLFALRRHGWAPAWVSDTNARGVPWKAILASTSVGYVAVVMSYVSPDKIFYFIINSAGAVALFVYAIICGSQIRMRRSLEASAPEKLKLRMWGYPWLSWVTLVLTLVVVASMLFVDSDARAQLYLSLISLAVILGVYALIRRRAGTTPRKTRP, from the coding sequence TTGACGACCAAGTCCGGGCTGCGGCCCGACCTGCGGCAGCGGCACGTCCGGATGATCGCCCTCGGCGGCATCATCGGCGCGAGCCTGTTCATCGGCAGCGGCGCGGTGATCCACACCGTCGGCCCGGCCGCCGTGCTGTCCTACGCCATCGGCGGGCTGCTCGTCGTGCTGGTGATGCGGATGCTCGGCGAGATGGCGACCGCGTCGCCGGCGCTGGGCTCGTTCATGGAGTACGCGCGCGACTCGCTCGGCGGCTGGGCGGGCTTCACGATCGGCTGGCTGTACTGGTACTTCTGGGTCGGCGTGGTCGCGTTCGAAGCCGTCGCGGGCGCGAAGATCCTGCAGGGCTGGATCCCCGGCGTGCCGCAGTGGGTGTTTTCGCTCGCGCTGATGCTGCTGCTGACGGCGACGAACCTCGCGTCGGCGCGCTCCTTCGGCGAGACGGAGTTCTGGCTGGCGTCGATCAAGGTCGCCACCATCGTCGTCTTCCTGTTGCTCGGCACGCTGTTCGTGCTCGGGCTCTGGCCGGACGCGCACTTCTCGGTGGGCAACATCGGCCTCGACGGCTTCGTCGCGAAGGGGCCGTTTTCGGTGGTGCACGGCGTGGTCATCGTGATCTTCTCGTACTTCGGCGCGGAGATCGTCACGATCGCGGCGGCGGAATCCGACCAGCCGGAGACGGCGGTCCGCAAGGCGACCTCGACGATCGTCTGGCGGGTGATCGTGTTCTACGTGGGTTCGGTGGCGCTGCTGGTGATGATCACGCCGTGGCGTGAGATCCCGAGCGAAACGAGCCCGTTCGCGGCGGCGTTCGGCCGTTTCGGCGTCCCGGCGGCGTCGACGATCGTGTCGGCGGTGGTCCTGACGGCCGCGTTGTCGGTGCTGAATTCGGGGCTGTACACGGCATCCCGGATGCTGTTCGCCCTGCGGCGCCACGGCTGGGCCCCGGCGTGGGTGTCGGACACGAACGCGCGAGGTGTGCCGTGGAAGGCGATCCTGGCCTCGACGTCGGTCGGGTACGTGGCGGTGGTGATGAGTTACGTGTCCCCGGACAAGATCTTCTACTTCATCATCAATTCCGCGGGCGCGGTGGCCCTGTTCGTGTACGCGATCATCTGCGGCTCCCAGATCCGGATGCGACGTTCTCTCGAAGCCTCGGCGCCGGAGAAGCTGAAGCTGCGGATGTGGGGCTATCCGTGGCTGAGCTGGGTGACGCTGGTGCTGACGCTCGTGGTGGTGGCCTCGATGCTGTTCGTGGACTCCGACGCCCGGGCACAGCTGTACTTGAGCTTGATCAGCCTGGCGGTGATCCTGGGCGTTTACGCGCTCATCCGCCGGCGAGCCGGGACAACGCCCCGAAAAACACGTCCGTGA
- the dapA gene encoding 4-hydroxy-tetrahydrodipicolinate synthase produces MSNPPTAAPGRPFGRVLTAMATPFDADGALDLKRAQELAEHLVELGNDGLVVNGTTGESPTTSDAEKQQLIRAVVEAVGDRATVVAGAGTNNTAHSLEQAKQAEEAGAHGLLVVTPYYSRPSQAGLYAHFTAVADSTGLPVLLYDIPPRSVVPIEVDTLLRLAEHPRIVAVKDAKGDLIAGSEVIANTHLAYYSGDDGLNLPWISVGGVGVVSVIGHVVAGRIRAMIDAYENGDTSTARTNHRGMLPVLRAMSRVGGVAFSKAALRLRGFDIGDPRLPIVAPTPEQTALIAGDLGQGGVPLGDTAARDWHGERVAQADSRAAYIAPTSHTSVGTLPR; encoded by the coding sequence ATGTCCAACCCACCTACCGCAGCGCCCGGACGGCCGTTCGGGCGCGTGCTCACCGCGATGGCCACCCCGTTCGACGCCGACGGCGCACTGGACCTGAAGCGGGCGCAGGAGCTGGCCGAGCACCTCGTGGAGCTGGGGAACGACGGCCTCGTGGTCAACGGCACCACCGGCGAGAGCCCGACCACGAGCGACGCGGAGAAGCAGCAGCTCATCCGCGCCGTGGTCGAGGCCGTCGGCGACCGCGCGACCGTCGTGGCCGGCGCGGGCACCAACAACACCGCGCACAGCCTCGAGCAGGCCAAGCAGGCCGAAGAAGCCGGGGCGCACGGCCTGCTGGTCGTCACGCCGTACTACTCGCGGCCCAGCCAGGCCGGGCTGTACGCGCACTTCACCGCCGTCGCCGACAGCACCGGGCTGCCCGTGCTGCTCTACGACATCCCGCCGCGCTCGGTCGTCCCGATCGAGGTCGACACGCTGCTGCGGCTGGCCGAGCACCCCCGGATCGTCGCGGTCAAGGACGCCAAGGGCGACCTCATCGCCGGGTCCGAGGTCATCGCCAACACCCACCTCGCCTACTACTCCGGCGACGACGGCCTGAACCTGCCGTGGATCTCGGTCGGCGGCGTCGGCGTGGTGAGTGTGATCGGTCACGTCGTCGCGGGCCGGATCCGCGCCATGATCGACGCCTACGAAAACGGCGACACCTCCACCGCGCGCACCAACCACCGCGGGATGCTGCCGGTGCTGCGCGCGATGTCGCGAGTCGGCGGGGTCGCCTTCAGCAAGGCGGCGCTGCGGCTGCGCGGCTTCGACATCGGCGACCCGCGGCTGCCGATCGTCGCGCCGACCCCCGAGCAGACGGCCCTGATCGCCGGTGATCTTGGCCAGGGCGGCGTGCCGCTGGGCGACACGGCGGCCCGGGACTGGCATGGTGAGCGGGTGGCACAAGCAGATTCGCGAGCGGCCTACATCGCGCCGACCTCGCACACCAGCGTTGGGACCCTGCCTCGGTGA
- a CDS encoding VWA domain-containing protein, which translates to MGRHSDGRRRRLLVPALATGLVLVLGAAAWVTVTTVRARPSCEQPAKVLVTASADIAPALSLVAHGLDLQCGSIEIQTRDATQAAERLALSDGSPRPQVWIPDSTLALRRAHQLGASDVPESGASVASSPVVLAVAADVVKGLGWPERVPSWTEVLAAPGAVPGMSDPARDAVGALALLGLRDGAKASPEPSAAYVAMLRRFSANTLGAETELIARLPGSSDGGGTAAVTAFPASENSLLRHNVEDPKSPLVAVYSTAVPTLDYPFAELGGITPQQRPIVEALRDAVLGDAGADAIARTGLRAAGGQALRNHADDPRVLPEGIRAESLPPAPVIDELLNQWAGVNLSARVQVLIDVSGSMNAQVPGTNLNRMQVTMEAAAKAMHLFKPATQLRMLAFSTRLDGDKDYRELLPMASVAQHLASGALEKLGQVKATPDGGTGLYDSVLDTYRTARREWEPGRLNLVIVMTDGRNEDPRGISRADLLTELAGLQDARRPIPLIGVGIGPDADKAELDQLTAATGGQAFLAPDPAKITDVFFGALSRLAGG; encoded by the coding sequence ATGGGACGTCATTCGGACGGCAGACGACGCCGGCTGCTCGTGCCCGCCCTGGCGACCGGTCTCGTGCTCGTCCTCGGCGCTGCCGCGTGGGTGACGGTGACGACCGTGCGTGCCCGGCCGTCGTGCGAGCAGCCCGCGAAGGTCCTCGTGACCGCGTCCGCCGACATCGCGCCCGCGCTGTCGCTCGTCGCGCACGGTCTGGACCTGCAGTGCGGCAGCATCGAGATCCAGACGCGGGACGCGACGCAGGCGGCCGAGCGGCTCGCCCTGTCGGACGGCAGCCCGCGGCCGCAGGTCTGGATCCCGGATTCCACGCTCGCGCTGCGTCGAGCCCACCAGCTCGGTGCCTCCGACGTCCCCGAATCCGGGGCGTCGGTGGCGAGCTCGCCGGTGGTGCTCGCGGTCGCCGCGGACGTCGTCAAGGGCCTCGGCTGGCCCGAGCGGGTGCCTTCCTGGACGGAGGTGCTGGCCGCGCCCGGAGCCGTCCCGGGGATGTCCGACCCGGCGCGCGACGCGGTCGGCGCGCTGGCGCTGCTCGGCCTGCGGGACGGCGCCAAGGCGTCGCCCGAGCCTTCGGCCGCGTATGTGGCGATGCTGCGGCGCTTCTCGGCCAACACGCTCGGCGCGGAGACGGAGCTGATCGCACGGCTGCCGGGTTCGAGCGACGGCGGCGGGACGGCCGCGGTGACGGCGTTCCCCGCGTCGGAGAACTCCCTGCTGCGCCACAACGTCGAGGACCCGAAGTCCCCGCTGGTCGCCGTCTACTCGACGGCGGTGCCCACTTTGGACTACCCGTTCGCGGAGCTGGGCGGGATCACCCCGCAGCAGCGCCCGATCGTCGAGGCACTGCGCGACGCGGTGCTCGGTGACGCGGGAGCGGACGCGATCGCCCGGACGGGTCTGCGCGCGGCGGGCGGCCAGGCGCTGCGCAACCACGCCGACGACCCGAGGGTGCTCCCCGAGGGCATCCGGGCGGAGAGCCTCCCGCCCGCGCCGGTGATCGACGAGCTGCTCAACCAGTGGGCGGGCGTCAACCTGAGCGCGCGGGTCCAGGTGCTGATCGACGTGTCGGGGTCGATGAACGCGCAGGTCCCGGGCACGAACTTGAACCGCATGCAGGTGACGATGGAGGCGGCGGCGAAGGCGATGCACCTGTTCAAGCCGGCGACCCAGCTGCGGATGCTGGCGTTCTCGACCCGCCTGGACGGCGACAAGGACTACCGCGAGCTGCTCCCGATGGCCTCGGTCGCCCAGCACCTGGCGAGCGGCGCCCTGGAGAAGCTGGGCCAGGTGAAGGCCACCCCGGACGGCGGAACGGGCCTGTACGACAGCGTCCTGGACACGTACCGCACGGCCCGCCGCGAGTGGGAGCCGGGCCGGTTGAACCTGGTGATCGTGATGACCGACGGCCGCAACGAGGACCCGCGCGGGATTTCCCGCGCGGACCTGCTCACCGAGCTGGCCGGGCTGCAGGACGCCCGCCGCCCGATCCCCCTGATCGGCGTGGGCATCGGCCCGGACGCGGACAAGGCGGAACTGGACCAGCTGACCGCGGCCACGGGCGGGCAGGCGTTCCTGGCCCCGGACCCGGCGAAGATCACGGACGTGTTTTTCGGGGCGTTGTCCCGGCTCGCCGGCGGATGA
- the wrbA gene encoding NAD(P)H:quinone oxidoreductase, whose translation MSTRILVVYYSSTGNTAALAESLATGAREAGADVRVRTVPETVPAEAIAQNPRWRAWIDAGPHHEFATLGDLEWADGLAVGSPTRFGGPAAQLKSYLDSTGGLWAQGKLADKVATSFTTASTAHGGLESTLLAINNVFYHWGAIVVPLGYTDPHLKESGNPYGGSFVSRKSAAPDDVALDALRLQGRRLATITTHVATGLKRAE comes from the coding sequence GTGAGCACACGGATACTCGTCGTCTACTACAGCTCGACCGGGAACACCGCCGCCCTCGCCGAATCGCTCGCCACCGGAGCGCGCGAGGCCGGGGCCGACGTGCGGGTGCGGACCGTGCCGGAAACCGTGCCCGCCGAAGCCATCGCGCAGAACCCGCGCTGGCGGGCCTGGATCGACGCCGGTCCGCACCACGAGTTCGCCACGCTCGGCGACCTCGAGTGGGCCGACGGGCTGGCCGTCGGCAGCCCGACCCGGTTCGGCGGCCCGGCCGCCCAGCTCAAGTCCTATTTGGACAGCACGGGTGGCTTGTGGGCACAGGGAAAGCTGGCGGACAAGGTGGCGACGTCGTTCACGACGGCATCCACCGCACACGGCGGCCTCGAGTCGACGCTGCTGGCGATCAACAACGTCTTCTACCACTGGGGCGCGATCGTCGTCCCGCTCGGCTACACCGACCCGCACCTGAAGGAATCCGGCAACCCGTACGGCGGCTCGTTCGTGTCCCGCAAGTCCGCGGCGCCGGACGACGTCGCGCTCGACGCCCTGCGCCTGCAGGGCCGGCGGCTGGCCACGATCACCACGCACGTCGCGACCGGGCTGAAGCGCGCGGAGTGA
- a CDS encoding Nramp family divalent metal transporter: protein MAVTEAVRPRLVTRLRTGSALLGPAFVAAIAYVDPGNVASNISAGARYGYLLVWVIVAANLMAVLVQYLSAKLGLVSGMSLPEALRVRLSRPARLAYWAQAEIVAIATDLAEVVGGAIALNLLFDLPLVVGGLITGAVSLTLLAVQDRGGQRTFERVVTGLLAVIAVGFLASLFVEPPSATETLGGLVPGFDGAGSILIAAAMLGATVMPHAVYLHSGLVRDRHGRSEGLQRRRLLRATRADVGLAMLLAGAVNLGMLLLAATNLQGQVGVDSIEGAHGAVSSALGPGVALLFAIGLLASGLASTSVGAYAGAMIMQGLLHKRIPLVLRRLVTLTPAIVVLALGTDPSAALVVSQVVLSFGIPFALVPLIRLTADRDLMGADTNRRSTTVAASVIAAIIIALNLVLIYLTVTG from the coding sequence ATGGCTGTGACCGAGGCTGTCCGGCCGAGGCTGGTGACGCGCCTGCGCACCGGTTCGGCCTTGCTCGGTCCGGCGTTCGTCGCCGCCATCGCCTACGTCGACCCGGGGAACGTCGCCTCGAACATCAGCGCCGGCGCCCGCTACGGCTACCTGCTGGTCTGGGTGATCGTCGCGGCGAACCTGATGGCCGTGCTGGTGCAGTACCTGTCGGCGAAACTCGGGCTGGTCAGCGGGATGTCGCTGCCGGAGGCCCTGCGCGTCCGCCTGTCGCGCCCCGCGCGGCTGGCCTACTGGGCACAGGCGGAGATCGTCGCCATCGCCACCGACCTGGCCGAGGTGGTCGGCGGCGCGATCGCGCTCAACCTGCTGTTCGACCTCCCGCTCGTCGTCGGCGGGTTGATCACCGGCGCGGTGTCGCTGACGCTGCTGGCGGTCCAGGACCGCGGCGGCCAGCGCACGTTCGAGCGGGTGGTCACCGGCCTGCTGGCGGTGATCGCGGTCGGCTTCCTGGCGAGCCTGTTCGTCGAGCCGCCGTCGGCCACGGAAACCCTCGGCGGCCTGGTCCCGGGCTTCGACGGCGCGGGCAGCATCCTCATCGCGGCGGCCATGCTCGGCGCGACGGTGATGCCGCACGCCGTCTACCTGCACTCGGGCCTGGTCCGCGACCGCCACGGCCGGTCCGAGGGCCTCCAGCGCCGCCGCCTGCTGCGCGCGACGCGCGCCGACGTCGGCTTGGCGATGCTCCTGGCGGGCGCGGTGAACCTGGGCATGCTGCTGCTGGCCGCGACGAACCTCCAGGGCCAGGTGGGCGTGGACAGCATCGAGGGCGCGCACGGCGCGGTCTCCTCGGCGCTCGGCCCGGGCGTCGCGCTGCTGTTCGCGATCGGCCTATTGGCGTCGGGACTGGCTTCGACGTCGGTGGGCGCGTACGCGGGCGCGATGATCATGCAAGGGTTGCTGCACAAGCGAATTCCGCTGGTCCTGCGCCGCCTGGTGACCCTGACGCCGGCGATCGTGGTGCTCGCGCTGGGCACCGACCCGAGTGCGGCGCTGGTGGTGTCGCAGGTGGTGCTGTCGTTCGGGATTCCGTTCGCGCTGGTGCCGTTGATTCGCCTGACGGCGGACCGTGATCTGATGGGGGCGGACACGAACCGCCGCTCGACGACGGTCGCGGCCTCGGTGATCGCGGCGATCATCATCGCTCTCAACCTGGTGCTCATCTACCTCACGGTCACCGGTTGA
- a CDS encoding serine/threonine-protein kinase, which produces MTDEQTRPYPPQAPSTPGQRVVAGRYLLLGELGRGGMGVVWRAQDQVIGRQVAVKELRLPDAESAAVFSERALREVRTGGRLNNPAIVTVYDVVTDGGTTFIVMELVEAPSLADLVRQRGPMPAAQAAQLGERVLAALQAAHSAGIVHRDVKPANILVAPDGRVKLTDFGIAHAVDDPRLTTSGMIVGSPAFMAPERVEGREAMPASDLWSLGATLFFAVEGSIPFERATTAATLHAIMTEIPYLTRGQGPIAAAILGLLVTNPDARLTAAQAQNLLTTAQGVRPTPPRGTAMLGANAPQPPQKKTHRALWLTAAAVLVVAALIGGFFAGKAYETPAADKQKQPVMTYGVGGQLRTDISGYNRCFNTPVQDGSIISDEDNKTECGNAHTLEVYEIGNLISVENWSSDDAKVAAYPGLEAVKAGAEATCATAFRSSIVPEARRADLTFRALVPTQTEWERVPSKQSEEPSREFYCVLARADGGPITAPIVTKVK; this is translated from the coding sequence GTGACCGACGAACAGACCCGGCCCTACCCGCCGCAGGCGCCCAGCACGCCTGGTCAGCGGGTCGTCGCGGGCCGCTACCTCCTGCTCGGCGAACTCGGCCGGGGCGGCATGGGCGTCGTGTGGCGGGCGCAGGACCAGGTCATCGGACGGCAGGTCGCGGTCAAGGAACTGCGGCTGCCCGACGCCGAGTCCGCGGCCGTCTTCTCCGAACGCGCCCTGCGCGAGGTGCGCACCGGCGGACGGCTCAACAACCCCGCCATCGTCACCGTCTACGACGTCGTCACCGACGGCGGGACCACCTTCATCGTGATGGAGCTCGTCGAAGCCCCCAGCCTCGCCGACCTCGTGCGGCAGCGAGGTCCGATGCCCGCCGCGCAGGCCGCCCAGCTGGGGGAGCGGGTGCTCGCCGCGCTCCAGGCCGCCCACTCCGCCGGGATCGTGCACCGGGACGTCAAGCCCGCGAACATCCTCGTCGCGCCGGACGGCCGGGTGAAGCTCACCGACTTCGGCATCGCCCACGCCGTCGACGACCCCCGGCTGACCACCAGCGGCATGATCGTCGGCTCGCCGGCCTTCATGGCGCCGGAGCGCGTCGAGGGCCGGGAAGCGATGCCCGCGTCCGACCTGTGGTCGCTCGGCGCGACGCTGTTCTTCGCCGTCGAAGGCTCGATCCCGTTCGAGCGCGCGACCACCGCCGCGACGCTGCACGCGATCATGACCGAGATCCCGTACCTCACCCGCGGCCAGGGCCCGATCGCCGCGGCCATCCTCGGCCTGCTCGTCACCAACCCGGACGCGCGGCTGACCGCGGCCCAGGCCCAGAACCTGCTGACCACGGCGCAGGGCGTGCGGCCCACCCCGCCGCGCGGCACCGCGATGCTCGGCGCCAACGCGCCGCAGCCGCCGCAGAAGAAGACCCACCGCGCCCTCTGGCTCACCGCCGCCGCCGTGCTGGTCGTGGCCGCGCTGATCGGCGGCTTCTTCGCGGGCAAGGCCTACGAGACGCCCGCCGCGGACAAGCAGAAGCAGCCGGTCATGACCTACGGCGTCGGTGGGCAGCTGCGCACCGATATCAGCGGCTACAACCGGTGCTTCAACACCCCGGTGCAGGACGGCTCGATCATCAGCGACGAGGACAACAAGACCGAGTGCGGCAACGCGCACACGCTGGAGGTCTACGAGATCGGGAACCTGATCTCGGTCGAGAACTGGAGCTCCGACGACGCCAAGGTCGCGGCCTACCCCGGGCTGGAAGCCGTGAAGGCGGGCGCCGAGGCGACGTGCGCGACCGCGTTCCGGTCGTCGATCGTGCCCGAAGCCCGGCGGGCGGACCTCACCTTCCGCGCGCTCGTGCCCACCCAGACCGAGTGGGAGCGCGTCCCGTCGAAGCAGAGCGAAGAACCCAGCCGCGAGTTCTACTGCGTGCTCGCCCGCGCCGACGGCGGCCCGATCACCGCGCCGATCGTGACCAAGGTCAAGTAG